AGAAGAAATATCATTCAGTGCTTTCCAGGGCAGTGAAAACGGTTCTCGGAAACGATGCCTTTTATGAACTGACCTACGAGTCGTTCGATCCACACACATCTTACAGCGAACCCCTTGTGAGAAAGAGGGCTGTTCTTCTTACACCATTGAATCCCGATTATACTTTCGAGAATTTCGTCGTTGGACCGGGGAACTCTTTTGCCTATCATGCCTCCCTGGAAGTTGCAAAACATCCGGGAAAATACAATCCACTCTTCATATACGGAGGAGTGGGACTTGGAAAGACACATCTTCTCCAGTCGATAGGGAACTACATAGTCCAGAAAGAACCCGATCTGAGAGTGATGTACATCACCAGCGAAAAATTTTTGAATGACCTGGTCGACAGTATGAAAGAGGGCAAACTCGTCGAGTTCAGAGAAAAATATAGAAAGAAAGTAGATGTTCTTCTGATGGATGATATCCAGTTCCTCATAGGAAAAACAGGTGTTCAAACCGAACTTTTCCATACTTTCAACGAACTCTATGACTCTGGGAAACAGATAGTCATCTGCTCTGACAGAGAACCACGCATGTTGAAAGAGTTCCAGGATAGGCTGATTTCCAGGTTCCAGATGGGACTCGTCGCAAAGTTGGAACCTCCTGATGAAGAAACAAGGAGGAACATCGCTAGAAAGATGCTCGAAGTCGAAAACGGTGAGCTCCCAGAAGAGGTTCTGGATTTCGTGGCGGAGAACGTGGACGACAACCTGAGAAGACTCAAGGGGGCGATAATAAAGCTCCTCGTTTACAAAGAATCCACGGGAAGAGAAGTTGATCTGAAAGAAGCGATCGCCCTTTTGAAAGATTTTATAAGACCTCAAGGGAGGCTGATTCTTGATCCTATTGATGAGTTGATAGAGATTGTTTCAAAGGTAATGGATGTACCAAAAGAAGAGATGCTGTCAAACAGCCGAAGTGCAAAAGCACTCATGGCCAGAAGGGTGGGAATGTACGTTGCGAAGACCTATTTGAAGAGCTCTCTGAGAACGATAGCAGAGAAATTCAACAGATCTCATCCTGTGGTTGCCGACAGTGTGAAGAAAATCAAAAACTCCTTGCTCAAGGGGAACAAACAGTTGAAGATGTACATTGATGAGATCGTTGGAGAGATGTCCCGCCGGGCTTCAAGTGGTTAATTCTCTGGCAATCACTCTGAGGGACCATTTCATAGCAGGGGTTCTGTAAGGGTCGGAACCATCGTCCAGTTTCAGAACCCATTTTCCGTTTCTTTCTGAAAGATTCAGGTAATAGGTCTGATGAAAATCTCCTTCGTCTGTTGAGATCACTTTCAGAAGGTAGTTGCCGTTTTTGTAAACTTTTTTCACGACAAACACTCTGTTTCCGTTTTTGAACACCTTACCTTCTAAACTCTTCAGTTTCCTCCAGGAAACGGTTCCTTCGAATGTGACATGTGCCATGGTGTTCTCTCCCTCCAGCAATCTTTTCACCACCCCGTGTTTCACCTTACGGGCGATTATCAAGAAGGTCTTTTTGCCGTGGGACTTCCACTTTCTCTCGTAACGTGTTTCCACTTTCCTCCGGAAGTTTTCCACAAAGGAATCCACCACGAAGTACTCGGAGATTTCGAAGACTTCCCGTACTTCGTTGGCATACCATTCTTCGTCAGTTGCAAATTCGAGTGTACCGTCCATTTCCAGTACAGCAGACAACGTCTGCATGAAATCATGACTGGTGATTCTTCTGTTCTCGTGCTTTTTCTTCGGCCAGGGGCATGGAAAATTCACATAAACCTTCTCCACACTGTTGTCAGGGAAGAGTTCTCTCAATCCGAATCTGCCGTCTACTTTCACGAGCTTCACGTTTGTCAGGCCGTAGTTTTTGAACTTCTTTTGCGCTTTGACGAAAGAGGTTATAGAGACCTCAAAACCCACGTAATCCTTTTCTGGGTGTTTTCGTGCCATTTCTGCGAGAAATTCGCCGTTCCCGAACCCGATCTCTACAACGATTTTCGACTTTCGACCGAAAATTCGAGACCAATCGAGAGGAAAAAATGGGAAACTCTGGGGTTTCACCTCGTATTCCGTTACAACCACCTGAGCCACCTCTCGGTCTCTATGAGATTCAAACCCCTTTTTTGCGCGTACTCGACAACCTTCAGGTACTCCTCTCGGGCTATAGGTCTGTTCAAGCCGTACTTTTTGGCCTGATACTCCGGCCGAAACTGCGCCATGATGTTTACAAGAGGTTTCGGCTCTATCTTCGAGAGCAAATCGATGACACCCAGACTGTTCTCAACGTATCCCGGAAGGATGAGGTGTCTCACAAGGACTCCTTTCCTCATGATACCATCTTTCAGCACTGGTTCTCCAACCTGTTTCACCATGCTCTTCAAGGTTTCAAAAGCAACTTGGGGATAGTCCCTGACTCCTGAAAATTTCATTCCGAGCTCAGGGTCACTGTACTTGAAATCGGGCATATAGATGTCCACGAATCCCTTCAGCTGATCGATTGTTTCTACAGACTCGTATCCACCGCAGTTGTAAACAACGGGTATCTTCCTCTCTATCCTCTCGAGGGCGTCAACGATGAAGGGAACCTGATGAGTCGGAGTTACCAGATTGAGATTTTCCACACCCATATTCTGAAGTTCCACAAATATCCCCGCTAGCTCTTCAACAGTGATCTCCCTTCCCACACCCAACTGGCTGATCTCGTAATTCTGGCAGTAAACACATTTCAGATTACAGAAGGTGAAAAAAACTGTGCCACTTCCCCTTTTCCCAACCAGAATT
This genomic stretch from Thermotoga sp. harbors:
- the dnaA gene encoding chromosomal replication initiator protein DnaA, with translation KKYHSVLSRAVKTVLGNDAFYELTYESFDPHTSYSEPLVRKRAVLLTPLNPDYTFENFVVGPGNSFAYHASLEVAKHPGKYNPLFIYGGVGLGKTHLLQSIGNYIVQKEPDLRVMYITSEKFLNDLVDSMKEGKLVEFREKYRKKVDVLLMDDIQFLIGKTGVQTELFHTFNELYDSGKQIVICSDREPRMLKEFQDRLISRFQMGLVAKLEPPDEETRRNIARKMLEVENGELPEEVLDFVAENVDDNLRRLKGAIIKLLVYKESTGREVDLKEAIALLKDFIRPQGRLILDPIDELIEIVSKVMDVPKEEMLSNSRSAKALMARRVGMYVAKTYLKSSLRTIAEKFNRSHPVVADSVKKIKNSLLKGNKQLKMYIDEIVGEMSRRASSG
- the trmB gene encoding tRNA (guanosine(46)-N7)-methyltransferase TrmB, which encodes MVVTEYEVKPQSFPFFPLDWSRIFGRKSKIVVEIGFGNGEFLAEMARKHPEKDYVGFEVSITSFVKAQKKFKNYGLTNVKLVKVDGRFGLRELFPDNSVEKVYVNFPCPWPKKKHENRRITSHDFMQTLSAVLEMDGTLEFATDEEWYANEVREVFEISEYFVVDSFVENFRRKVETRYERKWKSHGKKTFLIIARKVKHGVVKRLLEGENTMAHVTFEGTVSWRKLKSLEGKVFKNGNRVFVVKKVYKNGNYLLKVISTDEGDFHQTYYLNLSERNGKWVLKLDDGSDPYRTPAMKWSLRVIARELTT
- a CDS encoding radical SAM protein, which gives rise to MRSFVFYDRLKECDLCPRTCGVNRSKGEKGACGVSNRPVVSSWGPHFGEERILVGKRGSGTVFFTFCNLKCVYCQNYEISQLGVGREITVEELAGIFVELQNMGVENLNLVTPTHQVPFIVDALERIERKIPVVYNCGGYESVETIDQLKGFVDIYMPDFKYSDPELGMKFSGVRDYPQVAFETLKSMVKQVGEPVLKDGIMRKGVLVRHLILPGYVENSLGVIDLLSKIEPKPLVNIMAQFRPEYQAKKYGLNRPIAREEYLKVVEYAQKRGLNLIETERWLRWL